Proteins encoded within one genomic window of Corynebacterium aurimucosum:
- the gatA gene encoding Asp-tRNA(Asn)/Glu-tRNA(Gln) amidotransferase subunit GatA, translating to MAQFIAPTEGITALTAAELAEKIHSRELTSREVTQAFLDRIAETNGELNAFLHVGAEEALAAADAVDKSLDAGEAPASALAGVPLALKDLLVTTDAPTTAASKMLEGWVSPYDATLVTKLREAGIPILGKTNLDEFAMGSSNENSAYGPAHNPYDTERTPGGSGGGTAAALASGQAPLGIGTDTGGSIRQPAALTNTVGVKPTYGTVSRYGLIAAASSLDQAGPTARTVLDTALLHEIIAGHDSFDATSVDKPVAPVVAAAKEGANGDLSGVKVGLIKQFERDGWQPGVMEAYHAAVEQLKSQGAEIVEVDCPHFDDALAAYYLIMPCEVSSNLARFDGMRYGLRVGDDGTHSAEEVMSLSRAAGFGPEVKRRIMLGTYALSVGYYDAYYLQAQRVRTLIAQDFERAFEQVDVLVSPTTPTTAFKLGEKVEDPMEMYNFDLCTLPLNLAGVCGMSVPSGMASDTNLPTGLQIMAPAFQDDRLYKVGAAYEAGRK from the coding sequence ATGGCACAATTCATTGCGCCCACCGAGGGCATTACCGCGCTGACCGCCGCCGAGCTGGCTGAGAAGATTCACTCTCGCGAGCTCACCTCCCGCGAAGTTACTCAGGCCTTCCTGGACCGCATCGCGGAGACCAACGGCGAACTCAACGCCTTCCTGCATGTTGGTGCTGAGGAAGCACTGGCGGCTGCCGACGCCGTCGATAAGTCCCTCGACGCTGGCGAAGCGCCCGCTTCCGCGTTGGCCGGTGTGCCGCTAGCCCTCAAGGATCTGCTGGTGACTACCGACGCCCCCACGACCGCCGCCTCCAAGATGCTGGAGGGTTGGGTGTCACCTTATGACGCTACGCTGGTGACCAAGCTGCGCGAGGCCGGCATTCCGATCTTGGGTAAGACGAACCTCGATGAGTTTGCGATGGGCTCCTCTAACGAGAATTCTGCCTACGGTCCGGCTCACAATCCGTATGACACCGAGCGCACCCCGGGTGGTTCCGGTGGTGGTACCGCTGCGGCTCTTGCCTCCGGTCAAGCCCCGCTGGGTATCGGTACTGACACCGGCGGCTCCATTCGCCAGCCTGCCGCTTTGACCAACACCGTGGGCGTGAAGCCGACGTACGGCACCGTTTCTCGCTATGGCCTCATCGCTGCTGCAAGCTCTTTGGACCAGGCAGGCCCGACCGCGCGCACGGTCCTAGATACCGCGTTGCTGCACGAAATCATTGCCGGCCACGACTCCTTCGACGCCACCTCAGTGGATAAGCCGGTCGCGCCGGTAGTCGCGGCCGCCAAGGAAGGCGCCAATGGAGATCTTTCCGGCGTCAAGGTCGGCCTGATCAAGCAATTCGAGCGCGACGGCTGGCAGCCGGGCGTGATGGAGGCCTACCACGCCGCGGTTGAGCAGCTGAAGTCTCAGGGCGCAGAGATCGTCGAGGTTGACTGCCCGCACTTCGACGATGCTCTCGCGGCGTACTACCTCATCATGCCGTGTGAGGTCTCCTCCAACCTGGCCCGCTTCGACGGCATGCGCTACGGTCTGCGTGTCGGCGATGATGGAACCCACTCTGCGGAAGAGGTTATGTCCCTGTCCCGCGCGGCTGGTTTCGGCCCCGAGGTTAAACGCCGCATCATGCTGGGTACCTACGCGCTGTCCGTCGGCTACTACGACGCCTACTATTTGCAGGCACAGCGCGTGCGTACCCTCATCGCCCAGGACTTTGAGCGTGCTTTCGAGCAGGTCGATGTCCTCGTATCCCCGACCACCCCGACCACGGCCTTCAAGCTGGGGGAGAAGGTTGAGGATCCGATGGAGATGTACAACTTTGACCTGTGCACCCTGCCGCTGAACCTCGCTGGCGTGTGTGGCATGTCTGTCCCTTCCGGCATGGCATCCGACACCAACTTGCCGACCGGCCTGCAGATCATGGCCCCCGCATTCCAGGACGACCGCCTGTACAAGGTCGGCGCCGCCTACGAGGCAGGACGCAAGTAG
- a CDS encoding amino acid-binding ACT domain protein, with protein sequence MSYLVRVLLPDTPGSLGLLANAMGNIEADIRSVDIVENFPDGTVMDDIVLDLPQSTMADEIITAAQAVEGVEIDSIRPFSGRVDRRGQIHVLAKVASQRNVTAAMKEVCAAIPKALTSNWAIVIANDEKISRIAASDAAPADDGSIPTDLNITSARVLNPEKDTWIPESWTLIESALAAAPLVGTNYVVVMGRVGGPDYLASEVEHLGDLGAILGAFLT encoded by the coding sequence ATGTCGTACCTCGTCCGTGTCCTCCTCCCTGACACTCCCGGCAGCCTTGGCCTCCTCGCCAACGCGATGGGCAACATCGAGGCCGATATTCGCTCCGTCGACATCGTAGAAAACTTCCCTGACGGGACGGTCATGGATGACATCGTGCTCGATCTCCCCCAGTCCACCATGGCAGATGAGATCATCACGGCAGCCCAGGCCGTGGAAGGCGTAGAAATTGATTCCATCCGTCCGTTCAGCGGCCGCGTTGACCGCCGCGGGCAGATCCATGTACTGGCGAAGGTTGCCTCGCAGCGCAACGTAACCGCCGCGATGAAGGAAGTCTGCGCGGCAATTCCCAAGGCACTGACCTCCAATTGGGCCATCGTCATTGCGAACGATGAGAAGATCAGCCGCATTGCCGCCTCTGACGCCGCACCTGCCGACGACGGCTCGATCCCCACCGACCTCAACATCACCTCCGCCCGCGTGCTCAATCCGGAGAAGGACACGTGGATCCCGGAATCGTGGACCCTCATCGAATCCGCACTGGCGGCCGCTCCCCTCGTAGGCACGAACTATGTCGTGGTGATGGGCCGCGTTGGCGGGCCCGATTATCTCGCTTCCGAGGTCGAGCACCTGGGTGACTTGGGCGCCATCCTGGGCGCCTTCCTCACCTAG
- a CDS encoding ArsR/SmtB family transcription factor, producing the protein METTVEARLAELETRVAALEGRTTPTDADPASATGESSAYWLVDALAPNEQLPDGSVIFGGNINVGKRTYAYQWQRPTNFITDEDWTENLERLSALAHPVRGEILRRLLAAPATAAELVEEGIVSSTGTAYHHLSALTHASWTTKSGGEYAIRPARVIPLLTIITASEDH; encoded by the coding sequence ATGGAAACGACAGTCGAAGCACGCCTCGCCGAACTTGAAACGCGCGTCGCCGCGCTTGAGGGGCGCACCACACCCACTGACGCCGACCCCGCATCCGCCACTGGAGAAAGCTCGGCCTACTGGCTGGTCGACGCCCTCGCACCCAACGAGCAGCTTCCCGACGGCTCCGTCATCTTTGGCGGCAACATAAACGTCGGCAAGCGCACCTATGCCTATCAATGGCAGCGCCCCACCAACTTCATCACCGACGAGGACTGGACAGAAAACCTCGAGCGCCTATCCGCGCTCGCACATCCGGTCCGCGGTGAAATCCTGCGCCGCCTCCTCGCCGCGCCCGCGACAGCCGCTGAGCTCGTCGAAGAGGGCATCGTCTCCTCCACAGGCACCGCCTATCACCACTTGAGCGCACTGACCCATGCCAGTTGGACCACAAAGTCCGGTGGCGAATATGCCATCCGCCCCGCCCGAGTTATCCCCCTGCTGACCATCATCACGGCAAGCGAGGATCACTAA
- a CDS encoding HAD family hydrolase, translated as MKLAAFDLDGTIYFDGHMPDEVPEAVARWRAAGNLAVVATGKSPHSARRALEPFGVEFDYYLLCNGTVIMNSSYELLYESHVPPEVVRAVYERVRDIPKLDLYCTRLEGPDGHLVRNVAGVHNPIISEPVPVAPERIEKEVFPLVAAWTPDDPSLQKEIAQWVTERFPVGTAMNRNFFDITPPGHDKGFALTWLLQRLGRERSEIELITLGDGHNDLPMHALADISLTFPWAQPEIQEACTAVVDSAVKGLIDYGS; from the coding sequence ATGAAGCTAGCCGCTTTCGACTTAGACGGCACCATCTACTTTGACGGGCATATGCCCGACGAGGTACCGGAGGCGGTTGCCCGGTGGCGTGCTGCGGGCAACCTCGCCGTTGTGGCCACCGGTAAGTCGCCGCACTCGGCGCGGCGTGCTCTTGAGCCCTTTGGCGTCGAATTCGACTATTACCTGCTCTGTAACGGCACCGTCATCATGAATAGTTCCTATGAGCTGCTCTATGAAAGCCATGTGCCGCCCGAGGTAGTCCGCGCTGTGTATGAGCGGGTTCGTGATATCCCGAAGCTCGACCTGTATTGCACGCGCCTGGAAGGTCCGGACGGGCACCTCGTCCGCAACGTGGCCGGGGTGCACAACCCCATCATCAGCGAGCCTGTACCGGTCGCGCCCGAGCGCATCGAGAAAGAAGTCTTCCCTCTCGTCGCCGCCTGGACGCCGGACGATCCAAGCCTGCAGAAAGAGATCGCGCAATGGGTTACTGAGCGCTTTCCCGTCGGCACCGCGATGAACCGCAACTTCTTCGACATCACTCCACCTGGCCACGACAAGGGGTTCGCCTTGACTTGGCTGCTTCAACGTCTCGGCCGCGAGCGTTCCGAGATTGAGCTGATCACCTTAGGCGACGGACATAATGACCTGCCCATGCACGCGCTTGCCGATATCTCCCTTACCTTCCCCTGGGCGCAACCCGAAATCCAAGAGGCGTGCACCGCGGTGGTGGACTCGGCCGTGAAAGGCCTAATAGACTACGGCTCATGA
- a CDS encoding HNH endonuclease signature motif containing protein, with protein sequence MTTTATRPPTFFFSTTNPNNPHAMARAQARRATYKTWVGAMPSLHADINTTALSLVAAWSLPEGHIKSGLRAIHRLDSLPKVKAIQDTHCLLDIESLIAIDQPMSALTALTDETLEFIDTLLADFFTPSKPNQAFPTRSQIRRKVRDICKTLDDSIAYRDTRPKDSYRFSSNGTSAWLELQVGEDTGMKLDAFIHQTATKEDITVPEAVIKLLSGEIQPPATVVLHTYQACDIEDAPTFIEGFGWRAEPMPHDKVRDLTGEVAEADGYQPGLIMRKLVEGRDGTCRVGGCGEPAFLSQLDHRHNWAEGGPTHPKNLACLCQSHHNMKTDGTLKYLLDPYSGDVIWLYEDGTWTITEADGPLAPKQKRWAQTVAQHITATRKRIREEAQHLKQELDDYAQQQAQAQAEDADTTDTDASTDDIPF encoded by the coding sequence ATGACCACTACTGCTACACGCCCGCCTACCTTTTTCTTTTCCACCACCAACCCTAATAACCCACACGCGATGGCCCGTGCTCAAGCCCGGAGAGCCACCTATAAAACCTGGGTCGGGGCCATGCCCAGCCTGCACGCCGATATCAACACCACCGCACTATCCCTAGTGGCTGCCTGGTCACTGCCGGAAGGCCACATCAAATCCGGCCTGCGTGCCATCCACCGCCTAGATAGCCTGCCGAAAGTCAAAGCCATACAAGACACCCACTGCCTGCTGGATATTGAATCCCTCATTGCTATCGATCAACCCATGTCAGCACTCACAGCCTTGACTGATGAAACCCTAGAGTTCATCGACACCCTCCTGGCTGACTTCTTTACCCCTTCTAAGCCGAACCAAGCCTTTCCTACACGTAGTCAAATCAGGCGCAAAGTCCGCGATATATGTAAAACACTGGATGATTCCATTGCCTATCGGGATACCCGCCCTAAAGATAGCTACCGGTTTTCCTCTAACGGTACCTCTGCCTGGTTGGAACTGCAGGTTGGGGAAGACACCGGCATGAAACTTGATGCTTTCATCCACCAGACCGCAACCAAGGAAGACATCACTGTCCCTGAGGCAGTCATCAAACTGCTTTCCGGTGAAATACAGCCACCAGCTACGGTGGTGCTCCACACCTACCAGGCCTGCGATATTGAGGATGCACCGACCTTTATTGAAGGCTTCGGCTGGCGGGCTGAGCCCATGCCACATGACAAGGTGCGAGATTTAACCGGTGAGGTCGCCGAAGCCGACGGCTACCAACCCGGCCTGATTATGCGCAAACTTGTCGAAGGCCGCGACGGTACCTGCCGGGTCGGCGGATGCGGCGAGCCTGCTTTTCTCAGCCAGTTGGATCACCGACACAACTGGGCTGAAGGCGGGCCAACCCACCCGAAGAACCTAGCGTGTTTATGCCAAAGCCATCACAACATGAAAACCGATGGCACCCTCAAATACCTGCTCGACCCCTACAGCGGGGATGTCATCTGGCTATATGAAGACGGCACCTGGACTATTACCGAAGCCGACGGGCCGCTAGCACCAAAACAGAAACGCTGGGCACAAACAGTCGCCCAACACATCACCGCCACCAGGAAACGCATCCGCGAGGAAGCCCAACATTTAAAACAAGAACTCGACGACTACGCACAACAACAAGCCCAAGCCCAAGCCGAGGACGCGGACACCACCGACACAGATGCCAGCACCGACGACATCCCCTTCTAA
- a CDS encoding HAD family hydrolase: protein MKIAALDMDGTVYVNEDITEAVKEAIAAWRAAGNLAISATGKSIANARNTLEPFGVELDYHVLYNGTVITDGDYSILHEEHLPSDTVQAIIDRFTGLPLNIYLTGLTGADQVAWDGLAGRESSMVANTEVVDPGDVAKRSTVLMSLWIPGDAELRREVDEWVRANCDVESSFNCDFYDIMPPGHNKGEGLTRLLGHLGHEEAELYTFGDSFNDLSMHSIATESFTFPGTHITDEVDHVVPDVAAGLSILLDR from the coding sequence ATGAAGATTGCGGCTTTGGACATGGATGGCACTGTTTACGTCAACGAAGACATAACTGAGGCCGTAAAGGAAGCCATCGCCGCATGGCGGGCTGCTGGCAACCTCGCTATCTCTGCGACGGGCAAGTCCATTGCCAACGCCCGGAACACACTCGAGCCATTCGGGGTGGAGTTGGATTACCACGTGCTCTACAACGGCACCGTCATCACGGATGGTGACTACTCCATCCTCCACGAGGAACACCTGCCCAGCGATACCGTGCAGGCCATCATCGACCGTTTCACTGGGCTGCCATTAAATATCTACCTGACGGGCTTGACTGGGGCTGACCAAGTGGCGTGGGACGGCCTGGCTGGCCGTGAATCTTCGATGGTGGCGAATACGGAAGTGGTGGATCCGGGGGACGTCGCCAAGCGCAGCACCGTTCTCATGTCCCTGTGGATTCCGGGCGACGCCGAGCTACGCCGCGAAGTCGACGAGTGGGTGCGTGCGAATTGCGATGTTGAGTCCTCGTTCAACTGCGACTTCTACGACATCATGCCACCCGGACACAACAAGGGCGAGGGCTTGACACGACTGCTTGGTCACCTCGGCCACGAAGAGGCTGAACTCTACACCTTCGGCGATAGCTTCAACGATCTCTCGATGCATTCCATCGCCACCGAGTCCTTCACGTTCCCGGGAACACACATCACCGACGAGGTAGACCACGTGGTTCCTGACGTCGCCGCGGGCCTCAGCATATTGCTCGACCGCTAG
- the ligA gene encoding NAD-dependent DNA ligase LigA, producing the protein MSDAVDIQREWSELAQEVRKHRELYYNGEPSIPDADFDALFQRLLSLEAEHPELQTPDSPTQQVGAAPEGAVDIEHLERLYSLDNVFSADELQDWLDRTPAEAYLTELKIDGLSIDLVYRDGKLVTAATRGDGRVGEDITANARVIPDIPHELTGTDEYPVPSLVEVRGEVYMRPDEFEEINAARREEGKPTFANPRNAAAGGLRMKDPEDVKRRRLHMVCHGIGAREGFQPTSQHDAYKALEAWGFPVSPYTQRVTTAKEVQERVTYWEEHRHDAYFEMDGLVIKVDDLASQRALGATSRAPRWAIAYKYPPEEVTTKLLNIEVGVGRTGRVTPFAIMEPVFVSGSTVSMATLHNQFEVKNKNVLIGDTIIIRKAGEIIPEVLGPVLDKRDGSETDWVFPENCPACGTKLAPQKEGDQDWRCPNTRSCPAQLAARLEYLASRKALDIGELGEKAAADLISSGVLKDEADLFDLDEEALLKSSVYTTQKGALNASGKKLLENLKTARQAEFWRVLVALSIRHVGPIAARALATRFGSMETLRAASVEELADTDGVGSIIAESFKQWFEVEWHDNIVQKWAAAGVTMEEEASDKPEQTLEGITVVVTGTLENFTRDSAKEAIITRGGKASGSVSKKTNYVVVGENAGSKEQKARDLGLTILDEDGFNRLLETGEA; encoded by the coding sequence GTGAGTGATGCAGTAGATATCCAACGCGAATGGTCCGAGCTTGCCCAGGAAGTGCGCAAGCACCGCGAGCTGTACTACAACGGTGAGCCGTCGATTCCGGATGCGGACTTTGACGCGCTCTTTCAGCGTTTGCTGTCGCTAGAAGCAGAGCACCCCGAGCTTCAGACTCCTGATTCACCTACCCAGCAGGTAGGTGCTGCTCCGGAGGGCGCTGTAGATATAGAGCACCTGGAGCGCCTGTACAGCCTGGACAACGTCTTCAGTGCGGATGAGCTGCAGGACTGGCTGGACCGCACGCCGGCTGAGGCTTATTTGACCGAGCTGAAGATTGATGGCCTGTCCATTGACTTGGTCTACCGCGACGGCAAGCTCGTTACGGCCGCCACGCGTGGTGATGGCCGCGTTGGCGAAGACATTACAGCCAATGCGCGCGTTATCCCGGACATCCCGCACGAGCTCACTGGCACGGATGAGTATCCGGTTCCCTCCCTGGTGGAGGTCCGCGGCGAGGTGTACATGCGCCCGGATGAGTTCGAGGAGATCAACGCAGCGCGACGTGAGGAAGGCAAGCCCACTTTTGCCAACCCCCGCAATGCGGCTGCCGGCGGGCTACGCATGAAGGACCCAGAGGACGTCAAGAGGCGTCGGCTCCACATGGTTTGCCACGGTATTGGCGCACGCGAGGGTTTCCAGCCCACTTCGCAGCACGATGCTTACAAGGCCCTGGAGGCGTGGGGCTTCCCGGTTTCTCCCTATACCCAGCGGGTAACCACCGCTAAAGAGGTTCAGGAGCGCGTGACCTATTGGGAGGAGCACCGCCACGACGCCTACTTTGAGATGGATGGGCTCGTCATCAAGGTCGATGACCTGGCCAGCCAGCGCGCGTTGGGCGCGACCTCCCGCGCGCCGCGCTGGGCTATTGCCTACAAGTACCCGCCGGAGGAGGTGACCACCAAGCTGCTCAACATCGAGGTCGGCGTGGGACGTACCGGGCGCGTGACGCCTTTCGCCATTATGGAACCGGTCTTCGTTTCTGGTTCGACGGTGTCCATGGCAACCCTGCACAACCAATTCGAGGTCAAGAACAAGAATGTCCTCATCGGGGATACCATCATCATCCGCAAGGCCGGAGAGATCATCCCAGAGGTTCTCGGCCCTGTATTGGACAAGCGCGATGGCAGCGAGACCGACTGGGTCTTCCCGGAGAATTGCCCTGCCTGTGGGACGAAGCTGGCACCGCAGAAGGAAGGCGACCAAGACTGGCGCTGCCCGAATACCCGCAGCTGCCCAGCTCAGCTAGCTGCACGCCTGGAGTACTTGGCCTCCCGCAAGGCGCTCGATATTGGCGAGCTGGGGGAGAAGGCAGCCGCAGATCTGATTTCCTCCGGAGTGCTCAAGGATGAGGCGGACCTCTTCGATCTAGATGAAGAAGCACTCCTCAAGTCCTCGGTTTATACTACCCAGAAGGGTGCGCTCAATGCCTCCGGTAAGAAGCTGCTGGAGAACCTCAAGACGGCCCGTCAGGCTGAATTCTGGCGAGTGCTGGTAGCGCTGTCTATCCGCCACGTTGGCCCCATCGCGGCGCGTGCGCTAGCCACCCGCTTTGGTTCCATGGAGACGCTGCGCGCGGCCTCGGTGGAGGAGCTGGCAGATACCGATGGTGTGGGCAGCATCATCGCGGAATCCTTCAAGCAGTGGTTCGAGGTGGAATGGCACGACAATATCGTGCAGAAGTGGGCCGCTGCTGGGGTCACGATGGAGGAAGAAGCCAGCGATAAACCGGAGCAAACGCTTGAAGGCATCACCGTCGTGGTGACCGGCACCTTGGAGAACTTCACCCGCGATTCCGCCAAGGAGGCCATCATCACCCGTGGTGGAAAAGCATCCGGCTCTGTATCGAAGAAAACGAATTACGTCGTGGTTGGAGAGAATGCTGGCTCGAAGGAACAGAAGGCCCGCGATTTGGGTCTGACCATCCTAGATGAAGATGGCTTCAACCGCCTTCTCGAGACGGGCGAGGCATGA
- a CDS encoding 3'-5' exonuclease, translated as MNFDATRMLSFDLETTSVKPKEARIVTSALVRIDGREVDKREMLADPGVEIPEEAAKIHGITTEKARAEGRPHEEVLKETVDSIYRAWDEGLTLIVYNAAYDLSVLRALTGDFTVDGPVFDPFVIDRVKDKWRKGKRTLEEVSAHYGVELSNAHEATADALAAARVAWKQVRQHFPELAQMDTNELMEYQAVEWYKDRESFKKYLEGRGRDASDVSTAWPMIS; from the coding sequence ATGAACTTCGACGCCACCCGCATGCTCTCCTTCGACCTCGAAACCACCTCCGTAAAGCCCAAAGAAGCCCGCATCGTCACCTCTGCCCTGGTGCGTATCGACGGGCGCGAAGTGGATAAGCGGGAAATGCTCGCTGACCCCGGCGTGGAAATCCCCGAGGAAGCCGCCAAGATCCACGGCATCACTACCGAGAAGGCCCGCGCGGAGGGTCGCCCGCACGAGGAGGTACTCAAGGAAACGGTCGATTCCATCTATCGGGCCTGGGATGAAGGGCTTACGCTCATTGTCTACAACGCCGCCTATGATCTCTCCGTACTGCGCGCACTGACCGGGGACTTCACGGTCGACGGTCCAGTGTTCGATCCTTTCGTCATCGACCGCGTTAAGGATAAGTGGCGCAAGGGCAAGCGCACCTTGGAGGAGGTCTCCGCCCATTACGGCGTGGAGTTGAGCAACGCGCATGAGGCGACTGCTGACGCCCTCGCGGCCGCCCGCGTGGCCTGGAAGCAGGTGCGCCAGCACTTCCCCGAGCTAGCACAGATGGATACCAACGAGCTCATGGAGTACCAGGCCGTGGAGTGGTACAAGGACCGCGAATCCTTCAAGAAGTATCTGGAAGGCCGCGGGCGCGATGCCTCCGATGTCTCCACCGCATGGCCGATGATTTCTTAA
- the gatC gene encoding Asp-tRNA(Asn)/Glu-tRNA(Gln) amidotransferase subunit GatC, with translation MSDISRDEVAHLAKLSRLALSEEELKQFAAQIDEIVDSVSAVGKVEAEGVEPMSHPHSVNAPMREDVVVRTLTAEQALDQAPAADEDRFMVPQILGGGDE, from the coding sequence GTGTCTGATATTTCGCGTGACGAGGTCGCGCACTTGGCAAAGCTGTCGCGATTGGCCCTGAGCGAGGAAGAACTGAAACAGTTCGCCGCGCAGATCGACGAAATCGTGGATTCCGTGTCCGCGGTTGGCAAGGTCGAGGCTGAAGGTGTGGAGCCGATGTCGCACCCGCACTCCGTTAACGCCCCCATGCGTGAGGACGTTGTCGTGCGAACCCTCACTGCTGAGCAGGCCTTGGACCAGGCCCCCGCAGCTGATGAAGATCGCTTCATGGTTCCGCAGATTCTGGGTGGAGGAGACGAATAA
- a CDS encoding serine hydrolase domain-containing protein — MRRISLAVIAAIAVATVLLITGPQRIALAKDKTGDETLAAQLEEHSEPGFHNLTAFTLKDGKATFAGLGSDEHTEVEIGSVTKMFTGELTHQLVEEGKLKPDTTVGEVLDVGNAPVADATVRELLDHTSGLPRLASASLLSSLALGVTGSNPYEGETVEDIMAAATKAELKGRGEESYSNLGYGLLGHMLETVAGQPYEQMLKERIFEPAGMTETYLMTPGSVPDDAPRGLTPTGRHAEPWEMDGSAPAGAIRSTASDMAKFAEWFMDNGDIAYGWQPPSEDKAGYWHNGGTYGYSTMLIIDPATKRATFANNDSLAGTENLAQALFDELAS; from the coding sequence ATGCGTAGAATTTCCCTAGCCGTCATCGCTGCCATTGCCGTTGCAACCGTCCTGCTCATCACGGGGCCGCAAAGAATTGCTCTGGCGAAAGACAAGACTGGCGACGAAACCTTAGCTGCTCAGTTGGAAGAGCACTCCGAGCCCGGCTTCCACAATCTCACCGCCTTCACTCTCAAGGACGGCAAGGCCACCTTCGCGGGGCTGGGCAGCGACGAGCACACAGAGGTCGAAATCGGCTCCGTGACCAAGATGTTCACCGGCGAACTGACCCACCAGCTCGTCGAAGAAGGAAAGTTGAAACCTGACACCACTGTGGGCGAGGTCCTCGATGTCGGCAATGCACCAGTCGCTGACGCCACCGTGCGGGAACTGCTCGACCACACCTCTGGCCTACCACGACTGGCGAGCGCGAGCCTCCTCAGCAGTCTCGCCTTAGGTGTCACCGGTTCGAACCCCTATGAAGGCGAGACCGTAGAGGACATCATGGCCGCCGCCACGAAGGCCGAGCTAAAGGGCCGCGGCGAAGAATCCTATTCCAATCTTGGCTATGGGCTCCTAGGCCACATGCTCGAGACCGTTGCCGGGCAGCCTTATGAGCAGATGCTCAAAGAACGCATCTTCGAGCCAGCCGGTATGACGGAAACCTACCTCATGACGCCAGGCTCAGTGCCTGACGACGCCCCACGCGGCCTCACCCCCACCGGCCGCCACGCTGAGCCGTGGGAGATGGATGGCTCTGCGCCCGCGGGCGCTATCCGCTCCACGGCAAGTGACATGGCCAAGTTCGCCGAGTGGTTCATGGACAATGGCGATATCGCCTATGGCTGGCAGCCTCCCAGCGAGGATAAAGCTGGGTACTGGCACAACGGCGGCACCTACGGCTATTCCACGATGCTTATCATCGATCCGGCCACCAAACGCGCTACTTTCGCCAACAACGATTCCCTCGCCGGCACCGAAAACCTGGCCCAAGCTCTTTTCGACGAGCTCGCATCCTAA
- the cmtR gene encoding Cd(II)/Pb(II)-sensing metalloregulatory transcriptional regulator CmtR, with the protein MLTIASRLDVMNRLGRALADPTRSRNILTLLDHPAYPAELSRDLDLTRSNVSNHLACLRDCGIVVSEPEGRRTQYEIADPHLAQALTTLVDATLAVDEDAPCIDPACSLPGCYAAGEDA; encoded by the coding sequence ATGCTGACTATTGCTTCGCGTCTCGACGTGATGAACCGCCTGGGTCGTGCGCTGGCCGACCCCACTCGATCCCGGAACATCTTGACTCTGCTCGACCACCCCGCTTACCCGGCGGAACTGTCCCGAGATCTGGACCTGACACGCTCGAATGTGTCCAATCACCTCGCATGCTTGCGCGATTGTGGGATTGTCGTCTCCGAGCCCGAGGGGCGTCGGACGCAATACGAGATCGCCGATCCGCACCTGGCACAGGCGCTGACTACATTGGTCGATGCCACCTTGGCAGTAGACGAAGACGCCCCGTGCATCGATCCCGCCTGCTCGCTTCCCGGGTGCTACGCAGCTGGGGAGGACGCATGA